In Musa acuminata AAA Group cultivar baxijiao chromosome BXJ3-9, Cavendish_Baxijiao_AAA, whole genome shotgun sequence, a single genomic region encodes these proteins:
- the LOC103997546 gene encoding ubiquitin carboxyl-terminal hydrolase 8 isoform X1: MDESPVEICSPADQPPPASDGDHQAYLVPYRWWRDAQDPETDNGPRGVPYSASQTSTSYGMKFINNIFSSDLVFNLRRDDDLGDDDEESSRSRCYALIGSDLWSQALKRHSDSDLTTKKIESSSFTDDEMIDVYPLMMRISVMRETNIFLIKISKRDNTVENYKKASKIFGVDSEPVRIWDFSGQTNLILMNEWNRFPQNCHQRADQEVLLEVQVYAISENMTCKSEVKKDDSASDQSKMNGFSLGGSPVCNGSLGYVDSTLQNGNVKGGGPFGLRGLENLGNTCFMNSAIQCLAHTPKLVDYFHGDYSKEINLTNPLGLKGELALAFGDLLRSLWAPERTPVVPRVFKAKLARFAPQFSGFNQHDSQELLAFLLDGLHEDLNRVKHKPYVEAKDASGRPDEEVADEYWGNHLARNDSIIVDICQGQYKSTLVCPVCSKVSITFDPFMYLSLPLPSTTMRTMTITIFSTDGSIEPSAYTINVPKFGKLRDLIRALSTASSLRNDESLLIAEVYANCIIRFLDEPSDSISLIRDEDRLAAYRLPKDAERAPQVVFVHQRMEEYYILGKRTSWKGFGVPLIAILPDVVDGSTIQKLFLKLVNPFKRSKDTGPVDDQDSCNSNPNDAVPQTVADSESTDDAVEETTDSEDEFQFYLTDEKSKIMQCKLEMDEPVSLPELQKHLYVLVCWQSKALEQYDSNLLNTLPEIYKFRLFPRRPQDSCTLYACLEAFLKEEPLGPEDMWFCPSCKKPQQASKKLDLWRLPEVLVIHLKRFSYSRYMKNKLETLVDFPIHDLDLSTYIAGMPEQASNNYRLYAVSNHYGNMGGGHYTAYVYDERENRWYDFDDRSVSPIAEESIKTSAAYVLFYRRT, from the exons ATGGACGAATCTCCCGTCGAGATTTGCTCCCCGGCCGATCAGCCTCCGCCCGCCTCCGACGGCGACCACCAGGCCTACCTCGTCCCCTACAG ATGGTGGAGAGACGCGCAAGACCCGGAGACGGACAATGGGCCGAGGGGAGTGCCCTATTCCGCGTCCCAGACCTCGACTTCTTACGGCATGAAGTTCATCAACAACATCTTTAGCTCGGATCTTGTGTTTAATCTCCGGCGAGATGATGATTTGGGGGACGATGACGAGGAGAGTTCTCGGAGCCGGTGCTACGCTTTGATTGGTTCGGATTTGTGGTCGCAGGCGCTCAAAAG GCATTCTGACTCTGATCTGACAACAAAGAAAATCGAAAGCTCATCATTCACTGATGATGAAATGATTGATGTTTATCCTTTGATGATGAGGATCTCTGTAATGCGGGAAACAAACATATTCCTAATAAAGATTAGCAAAAGG GATAATACTGTGGAGAATTACAAAAAGGCGAGCAAGATTTTTGGTGTCGACTCAGAACCA GTTCGCATTTGGGACTTTTCTGGACAAACAAATCTGATATTAATGAATGAGTGGAATAGGTTTCCTCAAAATTGTCATCAAAGGGCAGATCAAGAG GTTCTTCTAGAAGTTCAGGTCTATGCAATATCAGAAAATATGACTTGCAAAAGTGAAGTTAAAAAAGATGACTCAGCATCTGATCAATCTAAAATGAATGGATTCTCTCTTGGTGGCTCACCTGTGTGCAATGGCAGCTTAGGATATGTGGACTCAACTCTTCAAAATGGAAATGTCAAGGGAGGTGGTCCGTTTGGTTTGAGAGGATTAGAGAATCTTGGAAATACATGCTTCATGAACAGTGCAATCCAGTGTTTGGCTCACACACCGAAGCTTGTAGACTATTTCCATGGAGATTATAGTAAAGAGATTAATCTTACCAATCCGTTGGGACTGAAA GGGGAACTTGCTTTGGCATTCGGAGATTTATTAAGGAGCTTATGGGCACCTGAAAGAACGCCAGTTGTTCCACGGGTTTTCAAGGCAAAGCTTGCTCGTTTTGCTCCTCAATTCAGTGGCTTTAACCAACATGACTCACAG GAGCTTCTTGCCTTTCTGTTAGATGGACTTCACGAGGACCTGAATCGTGTCAAACACAAGCCATATGTAGAAGCTAAGGATGCGTCTGGTCGTCCTGATGAAGAAGTTGCTGATGAATATTGGGGAAATCATTTAGCTCGAAATGACTCTATCATAGTTGATATCTGCCAA GGTCAATACAAGTCGACATTAGTTTGTCCTGTTTGCAGCAAAGTGTCCATTACATTTGATCCATTCATGTATTTATCTCTGCCATTGCCGTCAACAACTATGAGGACAATGACTATAACAATTTTCAGTACTGATGGTAGTATCGAGCCTTCTGCCTACACTATAAATGTGCCAAAGTTTGGGAAACTGAGGGATCTTATTCGGGCTTTGAGCACTGCTTCTTCTTTGAGAAATGATGAAAGTCTTTTGATTGCTGAG GTTTATGCTAATTGCATTATCCGATTTTTGGATGAACCATCTGATTCAATATCCTTGATTAGAGATGAAGATCGCCTAGCTGCATACCGGCTGCCAAAAGATGCGGAAAGAGCTCCGCAGGTGGTGTTTGTGCACCAAAGAATGGAAGA GTATTACATCCTTGGCAAAAGGACAAGTTGGAAAGGCTTTGGTGTTCCTCTTATAGCAATCCTGCCAGATGTTGTTGATGGGTCCACTATTCAAAAACTGTTTTTGAAGCTTGTGAATCCATTTAAAAGAAGCAAGGATACTGGACCAGTCGACGATCAAGATAGTTGCAATAGCAATCCTAATGATGCAGTACCCCAAACAGTGGCTGACAGTGAGTCTACAGATGATGCTGTCGAAGAGACCACTGATAGTGAGGACGAGTTCCAATTTTATTTAACAGATGAAAAGAGCAAAATCATGCAATGCAAACTAGAAATGGACGAACCTGTTTCATTGCCTGAATTGCAAAAGCATTTGTATGTTCTAGTATGTTGGCAGAGTAAAGCATTAGAACAATACGATTCTAACCTTCTGAACACCTTACCTGAGATTTACAAGTTTCGGCTTTTTCCTAGAAGACCTCAAGATTCCTGTACTTTATATGCATGCCTTGAAGCCTTCCTTAAGGAGGAACCGCTGGGCCCAGAGGACATGTG GTTTTGCCCTTCTTGTAAGAAGCCTCAGCAAGCTAGCAAGAAATTAGATCTCTGGAGGCTGCCAGAAGTCCTCGTCATCCATCTGAAAAGATTTTCATACAGTAGGTACATGAAGAACAAGCTGGAGACACTCGTCGACTTTCCTATTCATGACCTGGATCTGTCAACGTATATTGCTGGCATGCCCGAGCAGGCATCAAACAACTACCGATTGTATGCTGTTAGCAATCACTATGGCAATATGGGAGGTGGCCACTACACTGCTTATGTCTAT GACGAGAGAGAGAACCGTTGGTATGACTTTGATGATCGCAGTGTTTCTCCTATTGCTGAGGAAAGCATTAAAACTTCGGCAGCTTATGTTCTGTTCTACAGGAGGACCTAA
- the LOC135649157 gene encoding glycosyltransferase BC10-like: MKVLCRNMEQDREQTMISSSPFVISFLLLVSVPVLFVLAPRVLPPKTLPSIPNRDEMDDLALFRRATLASAGGGGGLRRRAAAPPKIAFMFLTNSDLSFAPLWERFFRGHERLFNVYVHADPSARLLLPPTPSFLGRFIPAKATQRASPTLISAARRLLAAALLDDPTNAFFALLSQHCVPLHSFRFTYHAVLANSDVPLATNGDGVLRRRHRSFIEILSGEPGLWDRYVARGDDVMLPEVTFDQFRVGSQFFILARRHAVMVVRDRRLWKKFKMPCLKSKEDSCYPEEHYFPTLLQMQDPEGCTHYTLTRVNWTDSIGGHPHTYRPPEISGDLIKELRRSNSTYSYLFARKFSPDCLDPLLELVDITIFRD, translated from the coding sequence ATGAAGGTTTTGTGTCGGAATATGGAGCAGGACCGAGAGCAGACGATGATTTCTTCGTCGCCGTTCGTGATCTCGTTCCTGCTGCTGGTTTCGGTCCCGGTGCTCTTCGTCTTGGCCCCGCGGGTTCTGCCGCCGAAGACGCTACCGAGCATCCCCAACCGCGACGAGATGGATGACCTCGCGCTCTTCCGCCGCGCCACCCTCGCGTCCGCCGGCGGGGGCGGAGGGCTCCGCCGACGCGCGGCGGCGCCGCCCAAGATCGCGTTCATGTTCCTGACCAACTCCGACCTCTCGTTCGCGCCCCTCTGGGAGCGGTTCTTCCGCGGCCATGAGCGACTGTTCAACGTGTACGTCCACGCCGACCCTTCCGCGCGTCTCCTGCTCCCGCCAACGCCCTCCTTCCTCGGGAGATTCATCCCGGCGAAGGCCACGCAGCGAGCGTCGCCGACGCTCATCTCAGCAGCGCGCCGCCTTCTCGCAGCGGCGCTCCTCGACGACCCGACCAACGCCTTCTTCGCCCTTCTCTCCCAGCATTGCGTCCCCCTCCACTCCTTCCGCTTCACCTACCACGCCGTCCTCGCTAATTCTGACGTACCGCTGGCCACCAACGGCGATGGGGTCCTCCGCCGCCGACACCGGAGCTTTATCGAGATCCTCTCCGGCGAACCGGGGCTGTGGGACCGCTATGTCGCTCGTGGCGACGATGTGATGCTCCCGGAAGTGACCTTCGACCAGTTCCGTGTGGGTTCGCAGTTCTTTATCCTCGCCAGGCGGCACGCGGTGATGGTGGTGCGTGACCGACGGTTGTGGAAGAAGTTCAAGATGCCATGCCTCAAGTCCAAAGAAGATTCttgctaccccgaggaacattacTTTCCGACACTCCTCCAGATGCAGGACCCTGAGGGATGCACTCATTATACGCTAACCAGGGTGAACTGGACCGATAGCATAGGCGGCCACCCACACACTTACCGGCCACCGGAGATATCCGGTGATCTAATCAAGGAGTTGAGGAGGTCGAATTCGACATACTCCTACCTCTTTGCACGCAAGTTCTCTCCGGACTGCCTTGATCCCCTGCTCGAGCTTGTGGATATTACTATCTTTCGGGATTGA
- the LOC103997546 gene encoding ubiquitin carboxyl-terminal hydrolase 8 isoform X2, with the protein MVAILFLLPWHSDSDLTTKKIESSSFTDDEMIDVYPLMMRISVMRETNIFLIKISKRDNTVENYKKASKIFGVDSEPVRIWDFSGQTNLILMNEWNRFPQNCHQRADQEVLLEVQVYAISENMTCKSEVKKDDSASDQSKMNGFSLGGSPVCNGSLGYVDSTLQNGNVKGGGPFGLRGLENLGNTCFMNSAIQCLAHTPKLVDYFHGDYSKEINLTNPLGLKGELALAFGDLLRSLWAPERTPVVPRVFKAKLARFAPQFSGFNQHDSQELLAFLLDGLHEDLNRVKHKPYVEAKDASGRPDEEVADEYWGNHLARNDSIIVDICQGQYKSTLVCPVCSKVSITFDPFMYLSLPLPSTTMRTMTITIFSTDGSIEPSAYTINVPKFGKLRDLIRALSTASSLRNDESLLIAEVYANCIIRFLDEPSDSISLIRDEDRLAAYRLPKDAERAPQVVFVHQRMEEYYILGKRTSWKGFGVPLIAILPDVVDGSTIQKLFLKLVNPFKRSKDTGPVDDQDSCNSNPNDAVPQTVADSESTDDAVEETTDSEDEFQFYLTDEKSKIMQCKLEMDEPVSLPELQKHLYVLVCWQSKALEQYDSNLLNTLPEIYKFRLFPRRPQDSCTLYACLEAFLKEEPLGPEDMWFCPSCKKPQQASKKLDLWRLPEVLVIHLKRFSYSRYMKNKLETLVDFPIHDLDLSTYIAGMPEQASNNYRLYAVSNHYGNMGGGHYTAYVYDERENRWYDFDDRSVSPIAEESIKTSAAYVLFYRRT; encoded by the exons ATGGTTGCTATCCTGTTTTTGCTACCTTG GCATTCTGACTCTGATCTGACAACAAAGAAAATCGAAAGCTCATCATTCACTGATGATGAAATGATTGATGTTTATCCTTTGATGATGAGGATCTCTGTAATGCGGGAAACAAACATATTCCTAATAAAGATTAGCAAAAGG GATAATACTGTGGAGAATTACAAAAAGGCGAGCAAGATTTTTGGTGTCGACTCAGAACCA GTTCGCATTTGGGACTTTTCTGGACAAACAAATCTGATATTAATGAATGAGTGGAATAGGTTTCCTCAAAATTGTCATCAAAGGGCAGATCAAGAG GTTCTTCTAGAAGTTCAGGTCTATGCAATATCAGAAAATATGACTTGCAAAAGTGAAGTTAAAAAAGATGACTCAGCATCTGATCAATCTAAAATGAATGGATTCTCTCTTGGTGGCTCACCTGTGTGCAATGGCAGCTTAGGATATGTGGACTCAACTCTTCAAAATGGAAATGTCAAGGGAGGTGGTCCGTTTGGTTTGAGAGGATTAGAGAATCTTGGAAATACATGCTTCATGAACAGTGCAATCCAGTGTTTGGCTCACACACCGAAGCTTGTAGACTATTTCCATGGAGATTATAGTAAAGAGATTAATCTTACCAATCCGTTGGGACTGAAA GGGGAACTTGCTTTGGCATTCGGAGATTTATTAAGGAGCTTATGGGCACCTGAAAGAACGCCAGTTGTTCCACGGGTTTTCAAGGCAAAGCTTGCTCGTTTTGCTCCTCAATTCAGTGGCTTTAACCAACATGACTCACAG GAGCTTCTTGCCTTTCTGTTAGATGGACTTCACGAGGACCTGAATCGTGTCAAACACAAGCCATATGTAGAAGCTAAGGATGCGTCTGGTCGTCCTGATGAAGAAGTTGCTGATGAATATTGGGGAAATCATTTAGCTCGAAATGACTCTATCATAGTTGATATCTGCCAA GGTCAATACAAGTCGACATTAGTTTGTCCTGTTTGCAGCAAAGTGTCCATTACATTTGATCCATTCATGTATTTATCTCTGCCATTGCCGTCAACAACTATGAGGACAATGACTATAACAATTTTCAGTACTGATGGTAGTATCGAGCCTTCTGCCTACACTATAAATGTGCCAAAGTTTGGGAAACTGAGGGATCTTATTCGGGCTTTGAGCACTGCTTCTTCTTTGAGAAATGATGAAAGTCTTTTGATTGCTGAG GTTTATGCTAATTGCATTATCCGATTTTTGGATGAACCATCTGATTCAATATCCTTGATTAGAGATGAAGATCGCCTAGCTGCATACCGGCTGCCAAAAGATGCGGAAAGAGCTCCGCAGGTGGTGTTTGTGCACCAAAGAATGGAAGA GTATTACATCCTTGGCAAAAGGACAAGTTGGAAAGGCTTTGGTGTTCCTCTTATAGCAATCCTGCCAGATGTTGTTGATGGGTCCACTATTCAAAAACTGTTTTTGAAGCTTGTGAATCCATTTAAAAGAAGCAAGGATACTGGACCAGTCGACGATCAAGATAGTTGCAATAGCAATCCTAATGATGCAGTACCCCAAACAGTGGCTGACAGTGAGTCTACAGATGATGCTGTCGAAGAGACCACTGATAGTGAGGACGAGTTCCAATTTTATTTAACAGATGAAAAGAGCAAAATCATGCAATGCAAACTAGAAATGGACGAACCTGTTTCATTGCCTGAATTGCAAAAGCATTTGTATGTTCTAGTATGTTGGCAGAGTAAAGCATTAGAACAATACGATTCTAACCTTCTGAACACCTTACCTGAGATTTACAAGTTTCGGCTTTTTCCTAGAAGACCTCAAGATTCCTGTACTTTATATGCATGCCTTGAAGCCTTCCTTAAGGAGGAACCGCTGGGCCCAGAGGACATGTG GTTTTGCCCTTCTTGTAAGAAGCCTCAGCAAGCTAGCAAGAAATTAGATCTCTGGAGGCTGCCAGAAGTCCTCGTCATCCATCTGAAAAGATTTTCATACAGTAGGTACATGAAGAACAAGCTGGAGACACTCGTCGACTTTCCTATTCATGACCTGGATCTGTCAACGTATATTGCTGGCATGCCCGAGCAGGCATCAAACAACTACCGATTGTATGCTGTTAGCAATCACTATGGCAATATGGGAGGTGGCCACTACACTGCTTATGTCTAT GACGAGAGAGAGAACCGTTGGTATGACTTTGATGATCGCAGTGTTTCTCCTATTGCTGAGGAAAGCATTAAAACTTCGGCAGCTTATGTTCTGTTCTACAGGAGGACCTAA